From the genome of Arvicola amphibius chromosome 9, mArvAmp1.2, whole genome shotgun sequence, one region includes:
- the Dhx16 gene encoding pre-mRNA-splicing factor ATP-dependent RNA helicase DHX16 has protein sequence MATPAGLERWVQEELHSVLGLSERHVAQFLIGTAQRCASAEEFVQRLRDTETLDLGGPARDFALRLWSKVPRKAVVEKPARAAEREARALLEKNRSYKLLEDSQSDEEAVGRDASRLQKKRRRRKHLRKKHHGEEEEEEEGVSEVGKGKSGGSKSPAEDKPASEDEWERSERERLQDLEERDAFAERVRQRDKDRTRNVLERSDKKAYEEAQKRLKMAEEDRKAMVPELRKKSRREYLAKREREKLEDLEAELADEEVLFGDVELSRHERRELKYKRRVRDLAREYRAAGEQEKLEATNRYHMPKETRGQPARAVDVVEEESGAPGEEQRRWEEARLGAASLKFGARDAASQEPKYQLVLEEDETIEFVRAAQLQGDEEPTSAPAPSAQAQQKESIQAVRRSLPVFPFREELLTAIASHQVLIIEGETGSGKTTQIPQYLFEEGYTKKGMKIACTQPRRVAAMSVAARVAREMGVKLGNEVGYSIRFEDCTSERTVLRYMTDGMLLREFLSEPDLASYSVVMVDEAHERTLHTDILFGLIKDVARFRPELKVLVASATLDTARFSTFFDDAPVFRIPGRRFPVDIFYTKAPEADYLEACVVSVLQIHVTQPPGDILVFLTGQEEIEAACEMLQDRCRRLGSKIRELLVLPIYANLPSDMQARIFQPTPPGARKVVVATNIAETSLTIEGIIYVLDPGFCKQKSYNPRTGMESLTVTPCSKASANQRAGRAGRVAAGKCFRLYTAWAYQHELEETTVPEIQRTSLGNVVLLLKSLGIHDLMHFDFLDPPPYETLLLALEQLYALGALNHLGELTTSGRKMAELPVDPMLSKMILASEKYSCSEEILTVAAMLSVNNSIFYRPKDKVVHADNARVNFFLPGGDHLVLLNVYTQWAESGYSSQWCYENFVQFRSMRRARDVREQLEGLLERVEVGLTSCQGDYVRVRKAITSGYFYHTARLTRSGYRTVKQQQTVFIHPNSSLFEQQPRWLLYHELVLTTKEFMRQVLEIESSWLLEVAPHYYKAKELEDPHAKKMPKKVGKTREELG, from the exons ATGGCGACGCCGGCGGGGCTGGAGCGCTGGGTGCAGGAGGAGCTGCACTCGGTGCTGGGGCTGAGCGAGCGGCACGTCGCGCAGTTCCTGATCGGCACGGCGCAGCGCTGCGCCTCGGCTGAGGAGTTTGTGCAGCGCCTGCGCGACACCGAAACGCTGGACCTGGGCGGGCCGGCGCGGGACTTCGCGCTGAGGCTCTGGAGCAAG GTGCCACGGAAGGCCGTGGTCGAAAAGCCAGCTCGGGCAGCTGAGCGCGAGGCCCGAGCCCTGCTGGAGAAGAACCGGTCGTATAAGCTGCTGGAAGACAGCCAGAGTGATGAGGAGGCAGTGGGCAGGGACGCGAGCCGTCTCCAGAAGAAGCGGAGAAGACGGAAACACCTCAGGAAGAAACAccacggggaggaggaggaagaagaggaaggggtttCCGAAGTAGGAAAGGGAAAGTCAGG GGGGAGTAAGTCACCCGCGGAGGACAAGCCAGCCTCAGAGGATGAGTGGGAGCGGTCGGAGCGCGAGCGTCTTCAGGACCTGGAGGAACGGGATGCCTTTGCAGAGCGGGTTCGGCAACGGGACAAGGACCGGACCCGGAATGTTCTGGAGCGGTCAGACAAGAAG GCTTATGAAGAGGCTCAGAAACGCCTCAAGATGGCAGAGGAAGACCGGAAAGCCATG GTCCCTGAGCTCCGCAAGAAGTCTCGCCGAGAATACCTGGCAAAGCGGGAGCGGGAAAAGCTGGAGGacctggaagcagagctggctgATGAGGAGGTCCTCTTCGGGGACGTGGAACTGAGCCGCCACGAGCGCAGGGAACTCAAGTACAAGCGACGAGTGAGGGACCTGGCCCGGGAGTACCGGGCGGCCGGCGAACAGGAGAAGCTAGAGGCCACGAACCGCTACCATATGCCCAAGGAGACTCGAGGCCAG CCAGCTCGAGCTGTGGACGTCGTGGAGGAGGAATCGGGTGCCCCAGGAGAGGAGCAGCGGCGCTGGGAGGAGGCCCGGCTAGGTGCGGCATCTCTTAAGTTTGGGGCCCGAGACGCCGCCTCGCAGGAGCCCAAGTACCagctggtgctggaggaggatgAGACCATCGAGTTTGTCCGAGCTGCTCAGCTCCAGGGTGATGAG GAGCCGACCTCAGCTCCAGCCCCATCAGCCCAGGCCCAGCAGAAGGAATCCATCCAGGCCGTCCGCCGCAGCCTGCCCGTGTTCCCCTTCAGAGAGGAGCTCCTGACCGCCATTGCCAGTCACCAGGTCCTCATCATCGAAGGCGAGACTGGCTCTGGGAAGACCACACAGATCCCACAGTACCTCTTTGAGGAG GGCTACACGAAGAAGGGTATGAAGATTGCGTGCACCCAGCCCCGGAGAGTGGCGGCCATGAGTGTGGCTGCCCGAGTGGCCCGCGAGATGGGTGTGAAGCTTGGGAATGAG GTTGGCTACAGCATCCGGTTTGAGGACTGCACATCCGAGCGGACCGTTCTGCGCTACATGACAGACGGGATGCTGCTCCGCGAGTTCCTCTCCGAGCCTGACCTTGCAAGCTACAG tgtGGTGATGGTGGACGAAGCCCACGAACGGACTCTGCACACGGACATTCTCTTCGGGTTAATTAAGGATGTTGCTCGATTCCGCCCTGAGCTCAAGGTCCTGGTAGCTTCAGCCACACTGGACACGGCCCGTTTTTCCACCTTCTTTGATGATGCCCCTGTCTTCCGAATCCCTGGACGCAGGTTTCCAGTTGACATCTTCTATACCAAG GCCCCCGAGGCTGACTACCTCGAAGCCTGCGTTGTGTCTGTGCTGCAGATCCACGTGACGCAGCCCCCTGGGGATATACTCGTGTTCCTGACAGGGCAG GAGGAGATTGAGGCCGCCTGTGAGATGCTTCAGGACCGCTGCCGGAGACTGGGTTCCAAGATCCGGGAGCTCCTGGTGCTGCCCATTTATGCGAACCTGCCCTCTGACATGCAGGCTCGCATCTTCCAGCCCACACCCCCCGGGGCCCGAAAG GTGGTTGTGGCAACAAACATTGCAGAGACCTCGCTCACCATCGAAGGCATCATTTATGTGCTGGACCCAGGGTTCTGCAAGCAGAAGAGCTACAACCCCCGCACAGGCATGGAGTCTCTCACCGTCACGCCCTGCAGCAAG GCCTCAGCCAATCAGCGGGCTGGCCGTGCAGGTCGGGTGGCTGCAGGGAAGTGTTTCCGCCTGTACACGGCCTGGGCCTATCAGCATGAGCTGGAGGAGACCACAGTTCCTGAGATCCAGAGGACAAGCCTGGGCAACGTTGTGCTACTGCTGAAGAGCCTAG GGATCCATGACCTGATGCACTTTGACTTCCTGGACCCTCCACCCTATGAGACCCTGCTGTTGGCTCTGGAACAGCTGTATGCACTTGGAGCCCTCAACCACCTTGGAGAACTCACCACG TCTGGTCGAAAGATGGCAGAGCTGCCTGTGGATCCTATGCTGTCTAAAATGATCTTGGCCTCCGAGAA GTACAGCTGCTCAGAAGAGATCCTGACAGTGGCCGCTATGCTGTCTGTCAACAACTCCATCTTCTACCGTCCCAAGGACAAGGTCGTCCATGCAGACAATGCTCGCGTCAACTTCTTCCTCCCTGGAGGGGACCACCTGGTTCTGCtaaatgtgtacacacag TGGGCTGAGAGCGGCTACTCTTCCCAGTGGTGCTATGAGAACTTCGTACAGTTCAGGTCCATGCGCCGAGCCCGGGACGTGCGCGAGCAGCTGGAGGGGCTCTTGGAGCGTGTGGAAGTCGGCTTGACTTCCTGCCAAGGAGACTACGTTCGTGTGCGCAAG GCCATCACTTCGGGTTATTTTTACCACACGGCAAGGCTGACTCGGAGTGGCTACCGCACAGTGAAGCAGCAGCAGACGGTGTTTATCCATCCCAACTCCTCTCTCTTTGAACAACAGCCACGCTGGTTGCTCTACCACGAGCTTGTCCTGACAACAAAGGAGTTCATGAGACAG GTACTGGAGATCGAAAGCAGCTGGCTTCTGGAAGTGGCTCCTCACTACTATAAGGCCAAGGAACTGGAAGATCCCCATGCTAAGAAAATGCCCAAAAAAGTAGGCAAGACACGAGAAGAACTGGGCTAG